AAGAGGGACCACCATTGAGGGGAACATTACGATATCACGCACTGCGATGCAGGGTAATTCTTCGGGTATCTCGATATTTTCTCCTTCGCTGATGTCGCCAATGACAAGGGCTTCTTCGATTTCGTTCATAGAACTCCTCAGAATAAATTTTTGAAAAAGTCTAGTCGCTATGAGCTTTCAAAGCAACAAGGCAAAAACAAGAGTGATCTCAGGAAACCTCTTACACCTCAAAAGAAACGATGTTCCGCTCACGCTTGCTGAACTCAACGCCAATAAGCCAGATCTTTTGGCACTCGCCCTTATACTTCTCAAAGTAGCGCTTCTCTTTTAGCTGCAAAAGTGCCTTGCCCTCGGGCTCATCCTCTACCACCTTGAATTCAAAGAGATAACACCTCCCTCAAAAAGCACCGCCATGTCCAGGCGGCCCTGGTTAGTGACGTCTTCCACCCGCACATCGAGCCCCAAGGCCGCAAAGTAGCAGTAAAAAATGCTCGCGTAAAAGCCCTCATAGCCCGCAAGCTCTGTCTTTCGATACCAATCGTGGGGTATGGAAGCAAAAAACGCGCGAAATACCTCCATCATCTCAGAAACTCTTCCTGCCTTGAGAACCCGTGCCATACGTATCTTGTTTGCTGTTTTCTTTGAAAGGTCCTCCAGAAAGTAATTCAAAAGGTGGTCAGAGAAGGCCTTTCTCACTTCGATATTTGGGAAGCGTAAGACGTAAACTGCCTCACCTGGCATGATTTCGTATCTTTTTTCTATGGTGAGATAACCCGTCTGAAAAAGAATCGTCTC
This genomic window from Thermodesulfatator atlanticus DSM 21156 contains:
- a CDS encoding PD-(D/E)XK nuclease domain-containing protein, with protein sequence MVEDEPEGKALLQLKEKRYFEKYKGECQKIWLIGVEFSKRERNIVSFEV
- a CDS encoding PD-(D/E)XK nuclease domain-containing protein → ETILFQTGYLTIEKRYEIMPGEAVYVLRFPNIEVRKAFSDHLLNYFLEDLSKKTANKIRMARVLKAGRVSEMMEVFRAFFASIPHDWYRKTELAGYEGFYASIFYCYFAALGLDVRVEDVTNQGRLDMAVLFEGGVISLNSRW